One segment of Candidatus Pelagibacter ubique HTCC1062 DNA contains the following:
- a CDS encoding TVP38/TMEM64 family protein — MEKSKKVKITLGLFYLLVVSSFLYFFLSKFTLEELTSYEFIKNNRDYFFGLKQTNLFLISLIFLTATIIWVVMAGFGLPVALLAGFIFGKWLGTIILIIGMTIGATILYIIGNYFFKEIIKEKFLNRFKNLEVKFKKSEFIYLLAYRFIGGIPFALSNVLPCIFNVRVSNFFWATLIGLTPPLFLVVSIGSGLEKIIEQNLEAPRIIDLIYSPDIYIPMIAFGALLVAAIVARKIFYKK, encoded by the coding sequence ATGGAAAAATCAAAAAAAGTTAAGATAACTTTAGGTTTATTTTATCTTCTAGTTGTTTCATCATTTTTATACTTTTTTTTATCAAAATTCACCCTCGAAGAATTAACAAGCTATGAATTTATTAAAAACAATAGAGATTATTTTTTTGGATTAAAACAAACTAATTTATTTTTAATTTCTTTAATATTTTTAACAGCCACAATTATCTGGGTTGTGATGGCTGGATTTGGTTTGCCAGTTGCACTCTTAGCAGGGTTTATTTTTGGCAAGTGGCTTGGAACGATTATTCTAATAATTGGAATGACTATTGGTGCAACAATTTTATACATCATTGGAAATTATTTTTTTAAAGAAATTATTAAAGAAAAGTTTTTAAATAGATTTAAAAATTTAGAAGTAAAATTTAAAAAATCAGAATTTATTTATCTTTTAGCTTATAGATTTATTGGAGGCATTCCTTTTGCATTATCAAATGTGTTACCTTGTATTTTTAATGTTAGAGTGAGTAATTTTTTTTGGGCAACATTAATAGGATTAACTCCACCACTATTTTTAGTTGTTTCAATTGGAAGTGGACTTGAAAAAATCATAGAACAAAACTTAGAAGCTCCTAGAATCATTGATTTGATATATTCACCAGATATCTACATTCCAATGATTGCTTTTGGAGCTTTATTAGTAGCTGCAATTGTTGCTAGAAAAATATTCTACAAAAAATAA
- the dcd gene encoding dCTP deaminase, whose protein sequence is MSVLSDKSIRKLAVEQSMISPFIDKQVRDGKISYGLSSFGYDARVGDEFKIFHNVNSSIVDPKEFSSDNFVTKKSSDYIIIPPNSFALGTTIEVFKIPRDIMCIVVGKSTYARTGIIVNVTPIESEFFGTVTLEFSNTTPLPAKIYANEGVAQFLFLKGDQSPETSYADRKGKYMGQTGVTLPKV, encoded by the coding sequence ATGTCAGTACTTTCTGATAAATCTATAAGGAAGTTAGCAGTTGAGCAGTCAATGATTTCTCCTTTTATAGATAAGCAAGTCAGGGATGGTAAAATTTCTTATGGACTTAGTTCATTTGGCTATGATGCAAGAGTAGGAGATGAATTTAAGATATTTCATAATGTTAATTCTTCTATCGTTGACCCTAAGGAGTTTAGTTCAGATAATTTTGTAACCAAAAAAAGCTCTGATTATATTATCATTCCTCCTAATTCTTTCGCTCTTGGAACCACTATTGAAGTCTTTAAAATACCAAGAGATATTATGTGTATTGTTGTTGGTAAGAGCACATATGCAAGAACAGGAATCATAGTTAATGTAACTCCAATTGAATCTGAGTTTTTTGGAACAGTTACTCTTGAGTTTTCTAATACCACACCGCTACCTGCAAAAATTTATGCAAATGAAGGTGTTGCACAATTTTTATTTCTAAAAGGAGATCAGTCTCCAGAAACTTCATACGCTGACCGTAAAGGAAAATATATGGGTCAAACTGGAGTAACTTTACCAAAAGTATAA
- the murA gene encoding UDP-N-acetylglucosamine 1-carboxyvinyltransferase: MKKLEVFGAAKLKGQIRISGSKNASLPILAATLLSNKKISLANLPRVKDIETMILLLKSLGSIIEDNKKELIIKNTKQTKTFAAYSLVKTMRAGILVLGPLLAKFGKAKVSLPGGCAIGTRPVDIHLQALSKLGVKYKIIQGYVHANAPKGLIGANIKFPKVSVGATENLIIAACLAKGKTTLSNCAIEPEIKDLVNFLINMGCNIKWTAKRTVRIEGVNNLKELDYSVMPDRIEAGTYLIAAALTEGNLKITGIDPKIISTEINILKKVGSKITLKKNEILIQGSKKIKNINIKTSPYPGFPTDLQAQMMVLLCKANKRSHIKEEIFENRFMHVAELNRMGAKISINGNQASIEGNIKFEAAELMATDLRASVSLILAALAAKGKSVINRIYHLDRGYEDIEKKLKKVGAKIKRIN, from the coding sequence ATGAAAAAATTGGAAGTCTTTGGGGCAGCAAAGCTCAAGGGACAAATTAGAATTTCAGGTTCTAAAAATGCATCCCTTCCTATTTTAGCTGCAACATTATTATCAAATAAAAAGATATCTTTAGCAAACCTCCCACGGGTAAAAGATATTGAAACAATGATACTTTTATTAAAGTCATTAGGTTCAATTATTGAAGATAATAAAAAAGAATTGATTATCAAAAATACCAAGCAAACAAAAACTTTTGCAGCTTATAGTTTGGTTAAAACTATGAGAGCAGGAATATTAGTTTTAGGACCATTACTTGCTAAATTTGGTAAAGCAAAAGTTTCATTACCTGGCGGCTGCGCAATAGGGACAAGACCTGTTGATATTCATTTGCAAGCTCTATCAAAACTTGGAGTTAAATATAAAATTATCCAAGGTTATGTGCATGCTAATGCACCCAAAGGATTAATAGGAGCAAATATAAAATTTCCTAAAGTTTCAGTTGGTGCTACAGAAAATTTAATTATAGCCGCATGTTTAGCTAAAGGAAAAACAACTTTATCAAATTGTGCGATTGAACCTGAGATTAAAGATTTAGTTAATTTTTTAATTAATATGGGGTGTAATATTAAGTGGACTGCAAAGAGAACGGTTAGAATTGAAGGAGTGAACAATCTTAAAGAATTAGATTACTCAGTAATGCCGGATAGAATAGAGGCTGGAACTTATTTAATAGCTGCAGCATTAACTGAAGGAAATTTGAAAATTACTGGAATTGATCCTAAGATAATAAGTACAGAAATTAATATCTTAAAAAAAGTAGGATCAAAAATTACTTTAAAAAAAAATGAAATCCTTATTCAAGGAAGTAAAAAGATTAAAAATATAAATATTAAAACATCTCCTTATCCAGGGTTTCCAACAGATTTGCAGGCACAAATGATGGTATTATTATGTAAGGCTAATAAAAGATCTCATATTAAAGAAGAAATATTTGAAAATAGGTTTATGCACGTTGCAGAGCTTAATAGAATGGGAGCTAAAATTTCTATTAATGGAAATCAAGCAAGCATAGAAGGAAATATCAAATTTGAAGCAGCAGAATTAATGGCCACAGATTTAAGAGCCTCTGTATCTTTAATTCTTGCAGCTCTTGCAGCTAAAGGAAAATCAGTAATTAATAGAATATATCACCTTGATAGGGGCTATGAAGATATAGAGAAGAAATTAAAAAAAGTAGGGGCTAAAATTAAGAGAATTAATTAA
- a CDS encoding DUF2948 family protein — translation MDKKYLSKIIATDNEGLQVISACCSGAEVKVNEIKYLQKNKVFLLSLKRSKVETEEQDKKIISICKFEFVDRVKSKNIKQNDPEEKLELIGMDYLKNNDNYEINLMFTNNAYITLSTEIIEVTLDDQNKAD, via the coding sequence ATGGATAAAAAATATTTATCAAAAATTATAGCTACAGATAATGAGGGATTACAAGTAATCTCAGCATGTTGCTCTGGAGCTGAAGTTAAAGTTAATGAAATTAAGTATCTTCAGAAAAACAAAGTTTTTCTATTATCATTAAAAAGATCTAAAGTAGAAACGGAAGAACAAGATAAAAAAATTATTAGTATTTGCAAATTTGAATTTGTAGATAGAGTTAAATCTAAAAATATTAAACAAAACGACCCTGAGGAAAAATTAGAGTTAATTGGGATGGATTATTTAAAAAATAATGACAATTATGAGATAAACTTAATGTTTACAAACAATGCATATATTACATTATCGACAGAAATAATTGAAGTAACTTTAGATGACCAAAACAAAGCTGATTAA
- the hisD gene encoding histidinol dehydrogenase produces the protein MIKILDSKNKNFDKTLDALLSKRKNKVQLNSVSVIKIIKDVKKNGDKAILKYEKRFNKNSIIAPSIKQINRAIQSLDQKVKKAIDLAYDRIYKFHSLQKFKNISYTDKLKNKLEYKYVPIESVAIYVPGSTASYPSSVLMNAVPAIVAGVKRLVMVNPGQKGKQNPAVLYAAKKCKIKEIYSIGGPSAIAAVAYGTKKIKKVDKIIGPGNSYVAAAKKEVFGDVGIEGMIAGPSEVTIVCDKFSNPEWIASDLIGQAEHDNLAQCILISKDKSIIKKVNYEIINQLKELPRAVIAKNSLLNNGILIYMPSDQKIINTVNKIAPEHLELNTKNYKKVVSKIKNAGSICLGKYAVMAMTDYNVGSNHVLPTNSSARYSSGVSVNEFYKRISYINLSKKGIETLGPSVITLANYEGLVGHAKSVEKRIRRK, from the coding sequence ATGATTAAGATATTAGATAGTAAAAATAAAAACTTTGATAAAACTTTAGACGCATTACTGTCTAAACGAAAAAATAAAGTCCAACTTAATTCAGTTTCAGTTATTAAAATTATTAAAGATGTTAAGAAAAATGGAGATAAAGCTATTTTAAAGTATGAAAAGAGATTTAATAAAAATAGTATTATTGCCCCAAGCATAAAACAAATTAATAGAGCTATTCAGTCTTTAGATCAAAAAGTTAAAAAGGCAATCGATCTTGCTTATGATAGAATTTATAAATTCCATTCATTACAAAAATTTAAAAACATTTCTTATACAGACAAACTAAAAAATAAATTAGAGTATAAATACGTACCTATTGAATCAGTTGCAATTTATGTACCTGGTTCAACAGCTTCATATCCTTCCAGTGTTTTAATGAATGCAGTACCTGCAATTGTTGCTGGAGTGAAAAGACTAGTTATGGTTAATCCAGGTCAAAAAGGTAAACAAAATCCTGCGGTATTATATGCTGCTAAAAAATGTAAGATTAAAGAGATTTATTCAATTGGAGGACCATCTGCTATTGCAGCTGTTGCATATGGTACTAAGAAAATCAAAAAAGTTGACAAAATTATTGGCCCTGGAAATTCTTATGTAGCTGCAGCAAAAAAAGAAGTATTTGGAGATGTTGGAATTGAAGGAATGATTGCAGGTCCTTCTGAAGTGACAATTGTTTGTGATAAGTTTTCAAATCCTGAATGGATAGCGAGCGATCTAATAGGTCAAGCAGAACACGATAACCTTGCTCAATGTATTTTAATTTCAAAAGACAAATCAATTATTAAAAAAGTTAATTATGAAATTATCAATCAATTAAAAGAATTGCCTAGAGCAGTGATTGCAAAAAATAGTCTACTTAATAATGGAATTTTAATTTATATGCCGTCTGACCAAAAAATTATTAACACAGTAAATAAAATTGCTCCTGAGCACTTAGAGCTTAATACTAAGAACTATAAAAAGGTAGTGAGTAAGATTAAAAATGCAGGATCTATCTGTTTAGGAAAATATGCTGTAATGGCAATGACAGATTATAATGTTGGCTCTAATCATGTATTGCCAACCAATTCCTCAGCAAGATATTCAAGTGGAGTTAGTGTTAATGAATTTTATAAAAGAATTTCATATATAAACCTATCAAAAAAAGGGATTGAAACCCTTGGTCCATCAGTTATAACACTTGCAAACTACGAGGGTTTAGTGGGACACGCTAAGTCGGTAGAAAAAAGAATTAGGAGAAAATAA
- the infA gene encoding translation initiation factor IF-1: protein MSKQEMLSFSGIVEDLLPNAMFRVKLENGHIVTAHAAGKLRKNRIRVLQGDKVQVEMTPYDLTKGRITFRG from the coding sequence TTGTCAAAACAAGAAATGCTGTCGTTCTCAGGAATTGTTGAGGATTTATTACCAAATGCAATGTTTAGAGTAAAATTAGAAAACGGCCATATTGTTACAGCTCATGCTGCAGGCAAATTGCGTAAGAACAGAATTAGAGTACTTCAAGGTGATAAGGTTCAAGTCGAAATGACACCTTACGATTTGACCAAAGGTCGTATCACTTTTAGAGGTTAA
- a CDS encoding cold-shock protein, whose product MSTLKGTVKWFNGKKGFGFIEREDKEKDAFVHASAVKTAGMRFLNEGDKLEFEMEDGPKGPSAVNLKKID is encoded by the coding sequence ATGAGCACACTAAAAGGAACAGTAAAGTGGTTTAACGGTAAAAAAGGTTTTGGCTTTATTGAAAGAGAAGATAAAGAAAAAGATGCATTCGTTCACGCATCAGCAGTAAAAACTGCAGGTATGCGTTTTTTAAACGAAGGTGATAAACTAGAATTTGAGATGGAGGATGGCCCGAAAGGCCCTTCAGCTGTAAATTTAAAAAAAATAGACTAG
- the hisS gene encoding histidine--tRNA ligase: protein MNKENKLIPGLPSGFEDRWGKKLILKKKLINTIEANFVKFGFGALETPSFEISENIGSFLADDDSNPMSDVFSFKDGEKNITLRYDLSSPLARFVAQNNQELPLPYKRYQMGDVWRNEKAGNARYRSFLQCDADIVGNVNPAQANAELCNLIASTLLACGLKKDQFVVNISNRKIVQGLIEDLKISDDKKIKVMRAIDKLDKPGFGLRGVEDLLKEERVDASGAVTKGANLTDDQASQIINFLKVKDLKELKENLKNPLSQEGIKELEDLLEIVSYGDYLDQIKTNFTIVRGLAYYDGFCVETNLNFKAKNSKGKEVDIGSICSGGQYNKLISRFKGVDIPGTGMSFGVDRLLFAMMQLDQIEVDEKKPVIICVMDEKYLKNYYEILKVLRDNNINSEIFLDSKKNLGKQLTYANKKQCPVAVICGENEFKDNTITLKNLLGVKGENNQLTFPKENLINEIKKFI, encoded by the coding sequence ATGAATAAAGAAAATAAACTAATTCCTGGGTTACCCTCAGGATTTGAAGATCGATGGGGCAAAAAATTAATTCTCAAGAAAAAGTTAATTAATACTATTGAAGCTAATTTTGTAAAATTTGGTTTTGGTGCTCTTGAAACGCCTTCATTTGAAATTTCAGAGAACATAGGATCATTTCTTGCAGATGATGATAGTAATCCTATGTCTGACGTATTCTCATTCAAAGATGGGGAGAAAAATATTACACTTAGATATGATTTATCAAGTCCACTAGCTAGATTTGTTGCTCAAAATAATCAGGAATTACCCTTACCTTATAAAAGATATCAAATGGGTGATGTCTGGAGAAACGAAAAAGCGGGTAATGCTCGTTATAGAAGCTTTTTACAATGTGATGCTGATATAGTTGGTAACGTTAACCCAGCCCAAGCAAATGCTGAACTATGTAATTTGATTGCAAGTACACTTCTTGCCTGTGGTTTAAAAAAAGATCAGTTCGTTGTTAACATTAGTAATAGAAAAATTGTTCAAGGTTTAATTGAAGACCTTAAAATATCCGATGATAAGAAGATAAAGGTTATGAGAGCAATAGATAAATTAGATAAGCCTGGCTTTGGTTTAAGAGGAGTTGAAGATTTATTAAAAGAAGAAAGAGTAGATGCAAGTGGAGCTGTTACAAAGGGTGCTAACTTAACAGATGATCAAGCTTCACAAATAATCAATTTCTTAAAAGTAAAAGATTTAAAAGAATTAAAAGAAAATTTAAAAAATCCTTTATCTCAAGAAGGAATTAAAGAATTAGAAGATTTATTAGAAATAGTAAGTTATGGAGATTATTTAGATCAAATAAAGACAAACTTTACAATTGTAAGAGGGCTTGCTTATTATGATGGGTTTTGTGTTGAAACCAATTTAAATTTCAAAGCAAAAAACAGCAAAGGTAAAGAAGTTGATATAGGAAGTATTTGTTCAGGTGGACAATATAATAAATTAATTTCAAGATTTAAGGGAGTTGATATTCCAGGAACTGGAATGAGCTTTGGTGTTGACCGATTATTATTTGCAATGATGCAACTTGATCAAATTGAAGTGGATGAAAAAAAACCAGTCATTATTTGTGTAATGGACGAAAAGTATTTAAAAAATTATTATGAGATTTTAAAAGTTTTAAGAGATAATAATATTAACTCTGAAATATTTTTAGATAGTAAAAAAAATTTAGGCAAACAATTAACGTACGCAAATAAAAAACAATGCCCGGTAGCTGTTATTTGTGGTGAAAATGAATTTAAAGATAATACGATTACTTTAAAAAACCTTTTAGGAGTTAAAGGTGAAAACAATCAGTTAACGTTCCCAAAAGAAAATTTAATTAATGAAATCAAAAAATTTATCTGA
- a CDS encoding ATP phosphoribosyltransferase regulatory subunit — protein MKSKNLSEKILRSVKSKGFKYIDLPSVIEANHIVQRSGENFRKFIFSFTDQNGSELCLRPDLTIASCLRYLENNLKGKEKIFYSGQAYRKSNNKRDSIIRDQVGFEIIGSKDEKKDDKEIINTALKSLSNLQYSSGTLKIGNVEIFNLLISKLDIPKRWKLRLSRHFWREEYFNDLLKRLETNSDVDPTIVEVDKKRYLKMLKDNQQTIVAGRSIEEILKRFDNKIKDPRRASRGKNVSKIIKEFLKINCPIGQAAENLNIFFKKNKINLVVDQKYFPTSLNKIQKLNVEFSASFGRQLEYYTGMVFKIDIKSKSKNINVINGGRYDKLISDLGSKKQVPAVGAALNLNY, from the coding sequence ATGAAATCAAAAAATTTATCTGAAAAAATTCTTAGATCGGTTAAATCTAAAGGATTTAAATATATTGATTTACCTTCAGTAATTGAGGCCAATCATATCGTTCAACGATCTGGGGAAAATTTTAGAAAGTTTATTTTTTCATTTACTGATCAAAATGGTAGTGAGCTTTGTCTTAGACCCGATCTAACTATTGCATCATGTTTAAGATACTTAGAAAATAATCTTAAAGGAAAAGAGAAAATATTTTATAGCGGTCAGGCCTATAGAAAATCAAATAATAAAAGAGATTCTATTATTAGAGACCAAGTTGGCTTTGAGATTATTGGCTCTAAAGATGAAAAGAAAGATGATAAGGAAATTATTAATACAGCCTTAAAATCTCTATCTAATTTACAATATTCATCAGGAACTTTAAAAATTGGTAACGTTGAGATTTTCAATTTATTAATTTCAAAGCTAGATATCCCAAAAAGATGGAAATTAAGACTTTCAAGACATTTTTGGAGAGAAGAATACTTCAATGACTTATTAAAAAGATTAGAGACAAACTCTGATGTAGACCCAACGATTGTTGAAGTTGATAAAAAGAGATATTTAAAAATGTTAAAAGATAATCAGCAAACAATAGTTGCTGGACGATCAATTGAAGAGATTTTAAAGAGATTTGATAACAAGATTAAAGATCCAAGAAGAGCTAGTAGAGGTAAAAACGTTTCAAAAATTATTAAAGAGTTTTTAAAAATTAACTGTCCAATAGGACAAGCTGCTGAAAACCTTAATATTTTTTTTAAAAAAAATAAAATTAATTTAGTTGTGGATCAAAAATATTTCCCAACTTCATTAAATAAAATTCAAAAATTAAATGTAGAGTTCTCAGCGTCTTTTGGGCGTCAATTAGAATATTATACAGGCATGGTATTTAAAATCGATATTAAATCTAAATCTAAAAATATTAATGTAATCAATGGTGGAAGATACGACAAACTAATTTCAGACCTTGGATCTAAAAAACAAGTTCCAGCAGTAGGAGCTGCTTTAAATTTAAACTACTAA
- the hisG gene encoding ATP phosphoribosyltransferase codes for MTKNIINIGIPSKGRLRADILKIFKKNKLNLVSERGERDLLGSIKNLNNVKVLYLHAREIVERLGDGSLDLGFSGFDLLKESEVNIQKKISVVKNYGFGKATLVVAIPDPWIDVQTVADLEEIAFEFKDKKKKRLRVATKYPNLTREFLFSKGVTQFKLVSSLGATEAYPFTGSSEIITDITSSGETLRANNLRILKDGEILKSEACMMASKSSLKNSLVKKLVKLLSK; via the coding sequence ATGACAAAAAATATTATTAATATTGGAATTCCAAGTAAAGGTAGATTGAGAGCTGATATCTTAAAGATATTTAAAAAAAATAAATTAAATTTAGTCTCAGAAAGAGGTGAAAGAGATTTATTAGGATCTATTAAAAACTTAAATAATGTTAAAGTATTATATCTTCATGCAAGAGAGATAGTTGAAAGACTTGGAGATGGCTCTTTAGATCTTGGCTTTTCTGGATTTGATTTATTAAAAGAAAGTGAAGTAAATATTCAAAAAAAGATAAGTGTTGTTAAGAATTATGGATTTGGTAAAGCAACATTGGTTGTTGCTATCCCAGACCCTTGGATTGATGTTCAAACAGTTGCTGATTTAGAAGAAATTGCTTTTGAATTTAAAGATAAAAAGAAAAAAAGATTAAGAGTGGCAACGAAATATCCTAATTTAACAAGAGAGTTTTTGTTTTCAAAAGGAGTTACTCAATTTAAGTTAGTTAGTAGTTTAGGTGCAACTGAAGCATATCCTTTTACAGGGTCATCTGAAATTATAACCGATATTACTTCATCTGGTGAAACTCTGAGAGCGAATAATCTTAGAATTCTTAAAGATGGCGAAATTTTAAAGTCAGAAGCCTGCATGATGGCTTCAAAATCTTCTTTAAAAAATAGTCTAGTTAAAAAATTAGTTAAGCTACTTTCTAAGTAG
- a CDS encoding DNA recombination protein RmuC, with protein sequence MDIILLTVLVLLLGVALAILYLNLRSKPKDESENKEAEEMANLKTEITSLKDTLNTTINTSLGSMSTSFTALSTGVTKDMTEALTKVDEKVGNFNSQVELLNKSQEGITKILAGVKKYGTLAEFSLDALIKDLLPASQFMTNVKMKEDTSENVEFAIKLQGDVLVPVDSHFPVEKFKAITDGYDADDKRAVADARAKLATAFKAKAKSVNEKYIVPPKTTDFAIVYAPTESLYKELTEYQDPTTKELLTQELMKKHKVVICGPNTLSAYLQSLHMGFQSLKVQKGATEIYDHLKTISSRFGKHFDNIIALRKKLEEAMIVVDKFGTDARSISRSLENIKDPEQVDKAVQTENVEKFVDHSKQAKN encoded by the coding sequence ATGGACATAATTTTATTAACAGTTTTAGTCTTATTACTAGGAGTTGCTTTAGCAATCCTTTATCTGAACTTAAGATCTAAGCCAAAAGATGAGAGCGAAAATAAAGAAGCTGAAGAGATGGCCAATTTAAAGACAGAAATTACTTCATTAAAAGATACCTTAAATACTACTATTAATACTTCACTTGGTTCAATGTCGACTTCATTTACCGCTCTATCAACTGGGGTGACTAAAGATATGACAGAAGCTTTAACAAAAGTTGATGAAAAAGTAGGAAACTTCAACAGTCAGGTCGAATTATTAAATAAAAGCCAAGAAGGTATAACAAAAATTTTAGCTGGAGTTAAAAAATATGGAACTCTTGCGGAGTTTTCATTAGATGCACTGATTAAAGACTTATTACCTGCTTCTCAATTCATGACTAACGTTAAGATGAAAGAGGACACAAGTGAAAATGTTGAATTTGCAATTAAGCTTCAGGGTGATGTTTTAGTACCAGTAGATTCTCACTTTCCAGTAGAAAAATTTAAAGCTATTACCGATGGTTATGACGCGGATGATAAAAGAGCTGTTGCAGATGCAAGAGCAAAATTAGCGACTGCATTTAAAGCTAAAGCTAAAAGTGTTAATGAAAAATATATTGTTCCACCAAAGACAACAGATTTTGCAATAGTTTATGCACCGACTGAAAGTTTATATAAAGAGCTAACTGAATACCAAGATCCAACTACTAAAGAGTTATTAACTCAAGAATTAATGAAAAAACATAAAGTTGTAATCTGTGGTCCAAACACTCTTTCTGCTTATTTACAATCATTACACATGGGCTTTCAATCTCTAAAAGTTCAAAAGGGCGCAACTGAAATTTACGATCATCTAAAAACAATTAGCTCAAGATTTGGAAAACACTTTGATAATATAATTGCTCTTAGAAAAAAATTAGAAGAAGCAATGATTGTTGTTGATAAGTTTGGAACAGATGCAAGATCGATCAGCAGAAGCCTAGAAAATATTAAAGATCCCGAACAAGTTGATAAAGCTGTTCAAACAGAAAATGTAGAAAAATTTGTTGACCATTCAAAACAAGCCAAAAATTAA